A segment of the Amycolatopsis thermophila genome:
ACCACCGCCCCGACGAGACGGCCGCGGTGCTCGTCGACGGGTGGCTGCACACCGGCGACATCGGCGTGCTGGACAAGGACGGCTACTTGTCCATTGTGGATCGCAAGAAGGACATGCTGCTCTACAAGGGGTACAACGTGTACCCGCGCGAGCTGGAGGAGCTGCTCATCGCGCATCCCGGTGTCGCGGCCGCGGCCGTCGTGGGGCGCAAGCAGGTCGAGGTCGGCGAGCTGCCGGTGGCGTTCGTGGTGCGGGCGGACGAGAGCGTGACCGAGGAGGAGATCCTGTCCGCGGTCAACGACAACGTGCTGCCCTACAAGCGGATCCGCGAACTGCGGTTCGTCGACGAGATCCCGGTCTCGGCGGCGGGCAAGATCCTCAAGCGGGAGCTGCGCCGGCAGCTCTAGAGCCGCGGCAGGACCCGGGTGCGGTAGAACTCGATGGCCGCGCCCGGGTCCTGCTGCGGGAAGTGCAGGACCGGCGTCACGCCCGCGTCCAGCAGTTTCCGCACCGCCTCGACGTGCACCGCCGGATCGGTGCCCACGGCCCACCGCGACGCCACCTCCGCGAGCGACGTGGCCTGCGCGGCCTCCTGGATCGCCTCGGGGTTGGGCAGGTCGGCGGGCTTCACGGTGAACCGCCAGCGGGCGGCCGCCAGGTCGATCTCGCGCTGGTCGCCGGCCACCGCGAACAGCTCGGCCCACTTCGGCATCGCGTCCGGGTTCTTGCCCGCCGCCCGCGCACCCTCGGCGAAGGCGTTCCGCAGCGCCGGGTCGAGCGACGCCCCGGCCTGGGTGATCCAGCCGTCGCCGTACCGGCCCGCCAGCCGCGCGCTCTTCGGCCCCTGCGCGGCCACGTACACCGGCGGCGGCTTCGACGGCAGGTCGTACAGCTTGAGCTGGTCGGTCGTGAAGAACCGGCCACGGAAGGTGACGCGCTCCCCCGTCCACAGGCGGCGGATCAGCTCGATCGCCTCGGCCAGCCGGTCGTGCCGCTCGGCGTAGCGGCCGTACTGGCCCGTGCCGGCCTGCTCGTTGACCGCTTCCCCGGTGCCCACGCCGAGGAACGTCCGTCCCGGTGCGAGCAGTTCGAGCGAGGCAAACGCTTGCGCCACCTCGCTCGGGTGATGCCGGTAGCTGGGGCAGGTCACGCCGGACCCGAAGGCGAGCCGTCGCGTCCGCTCGCCGACCAGCGCGAGCGTCAGCCACGGGAACATCGAGTGGCCCTGGTCGTCCTGCCACGGCTGCAGGTGGTCGCTGGCCCACACGAACGAAAAGCCGGCGTCCTCCGCCTGGCGGGCGAAGTCCAGCAGGCGTGCGGTGGGGAACTGCTCGTGCGACAACACCAGCCCGACGGGCGCCCGCGCCGCCGGAGGTTCGAACCGGGGCAGCCCGGCGGAGGCGGCGAACATGCCCAGCGTGCGGCGCGAGAACTCCATGATTGCCGGATACCCGGCGCGCACCGGATCGAGCCGGAGTTCACCTGTTCGCGCGTGGTGGCGGGACGGGCCCGCCCGGGCCTCAGGGCTGCGGACGCACGCGTTCGCGGAGCTTGGCGTCCTTGTCGAGCACCAGTTGTTCGAGGTCGGCCTGGAAGGCGGCCATCTTCTCCCGCAGCGCCGGGTCCTGCGCGGCCAGGATCCGCACCGCCAGCAGCCCGGCGTTGCGGGCGCCGCCGACGGACACCGTGGCCACCGGGACCCCGGCCGGCATCTGCACGATCGACAGCAGCGAGTCCATACCGTCCAGGTACTTCAACGGCACCGGCACGCCGATCACCGGCAGGACGGTCGCCGAGGCGACCATGCCCGGCAGGTGCGCGGCTCCACCGGCGCCGGCGATGATCACCTTGAGGCCACGCTCCGCCGCCGTGCGGGCGTAGTCCAGCATGCGCTGCGGCGTCCGGTGCGCGGAGTACACGCCGACCTCGTAGGACACGCCGAACTCGTCCAGCGCCGCCCCGGCCGCCTCCAGCACGGGCCAGTCCGAGTCACTGCCCATGATCACGCCGACGTCGGTCACGAGCGCGCTCCCTTGCCGTGGATGTCGTAGCCATCGGGCCATTCGGCGTGCGACAGCCAGTGCGCGGCCAGCTTGGCCCGCGTCCGCAGGTTCTCCAGGTCGCCGCCGACGAAGTTGACGTGCCCGAGCTTGCGACCGGGCCGCTCGCCCTTGCCGTAGAGGTGCACGTGCGCGTCCGGGAAGCGGGCGAACAGGTGGTGCAGCCGCTCGTCGGGCGCCATCTCCGGCGTGACCGGCGCGCCGAGGACGTTCGCCATCACCGTCGGCGCGAGCAGGTCGGTCACACCCAGCGGGTAGTCCAGGACCGCGCGCACGTGCTGCTCGAACTGCGAGGTCGCCGACCCGTCCATCGTCCAGTGGCCGGAGTTGTGCGGGCGCATCGCCAGCTCGTTGACCAGCAGGCCGCCGTCGGTCTCGAACAGCTCGACCGCCAGGATGCCGACCACGTTCAGCTCGTCCGCCAGCCGCAGCGCCAGCTCCTGCGCCTCGTGCACCTGGCGCGAGGTGAGGCCCGGCGCGGGCGCCAGCACCTCGGTGTTGATGCCGTTCTCCTGCACCGTCTCCACGACCGGCCACGCCGCGCCCTGCCCGAACGGCGAGCGGGCGACCAGCGCGGAGAGCTCGCGCTTCATCTCGACGCGCTGCTCCACCAGCAGCTCGGTGCCCGCGGCCAGCAGCTCGGGGACGAGCTTGCGCGCCTCGGCGTCGTCGTCGACCATCCACACGCCACGGCCGTCGTACCCGCCGGTGGCGGCCTTCAGCACGACCGGCCACGAGTGCTCCGCGCCGAACTTGAGCAGGTCCTCCACTTCGGACACTTCCGCGTACGGCGGGCACGGGAAGCCGGTGGCCGACAGCCGGTCGCGCATCACGAGCTTGTTCTGCGCGAACGCCAGCGCGTCCGGGCCGGGACGGACCGTGAAACCCTCGTTGACCAGCGCGAAGAGGTGCTCCCACGGGACGTGCTCGTGGTCGAAGGTGACCACGTCGACCGTCTTCGCGAACTCGCGAAGCGCGTCCAGGTCGGTGTGGTGCCCGATCTGGACGCTCCCGGCGACCATCGCGGCCGAGTCGTTCTCGTCGACCGCGAGCACCCGCATCGACTGTCCCAGCGAGATCGCGGCCTGGTGTGTCATCCTGGCGAGCTGGCCGCCGCCCACCATCCCGACGATCGGGAGGCCTGTGCGCTTGTCCATAACACGTTTAGATTACGGGGAGACGCAGCTCACGGGCCGCCAGGCCGAGGATTCCGAGCGCCGCGGCCAGCACGTAGGCGTTGCCGGGCACGAACAGCTCCGGCCCCCAGCCGAACTCGGTGTCACCGCCGTTGGGCACCAGCATCACGACGCAGCTGGCGAAGAACGCGGTCACCAGGCCGGCCCACACCCAGCGCCCCTTCGACGCGAGCAGCACCGCCAGCGGCACCGCCCACACCCAGTGGTGCGACCACGACACCGGCGAGACGAGCAGCCCGAGGAACGCCGTGACCAGCAGCGCGGCCAGCGTCTCACCGCGCCGGTGCAGCCGCACGACCAGCCACACCGCGGGCACCGCGAGCAGCGCGCCGATGCCCAGCGCGACCGCGGTCGACCAGGACGCCTGGTGGGAGAGCCGGTTGACCAGCCCGCCGAGCGACTGGTTGAAGATCCAGGACACCCCGCCCACGCGGTCCGGGTCGAACGCCGCCTCGGCCCAGTACCGCGCGGCGTCGCCCGGCATGAGCACGAACATCAGGACCTGCAGCCCGGCGAACGTGGCCAGCGCGCGCAGGCCGTCGCGCCACCGGCCGGTGACGAACAGGTGCGCCACGAAGATCAACGGGGTCAGCTTGACCGCGGCCGCGACCCCGGTCAGCACCCCCGGCCACCGGGTGCCGGCCAGCACCAGCACGTCGACCACGACCAGCGCGAGCAGCACGAGGTTGATCTGGCCGAGGAAGATCGTCTTCCACACCGGCTCGAGCCCGAGCGCCGCCACGGTCAGCCCGGCGACCGCCCAGCCCCGGAACCGCCCGCTGACCCGGACCACGACGGCCAGCGACAGCACCGACGCCGCCGCCAGGATCCCCCAGGTCAGGCCGCTGGGCAGCGCGGTCAGCGGCACGAACAGCAGGGCGGCGGCCGGCGGGTAGGTGAACGGGAGGGACACCCACGACGGCAGGGTGGTCAGCCGTTCCGGCGTGTAGACGTCGTCGCCGTGCAGGAAGGTCAGCGCACCGGCGCGGTAGACGGCGCTGTCCGCGCCCAGCTGCCAGCCGCCGAGCCAGACGGCCACCCCCACCGCGAACGCGCCCAGCACGAGGGCGCCGACCAGCGCCGGTTCAGCGCGCGAGCGAAGCGTCGTCACGCGCGCGCTCCCGCCGGCGCTGCACCGCCCAGCGCGTCACCAGCACCACGGTCAGGACCAGTGGCGTCAGGATGTAGGCGTTGCCCAGCACGCTCTGCCAGAACTTCCAGTGCAGCTCGATGTTGCGCCCGTTCGGCAACGCCAGCAGCACGCAGCTGATGAACACCGCGGCCACCGCCGCGGTACCGACCCAGCGCTTCCACGCCGCGGCGAAGGTGGTCTGCGGCAGCCGCGACACGAGCAGCACGATCAGCGGCACCGCCCACACCCAGTGGTGCGACCACGAGATCGGCGAGGCCAGCAGCCCGAAGAACGCCGTGACCAGCAGCGCGGCCAGCGCCTGCCCGCGGCGGTGGAAGCGCAGCACCAGCCACACCGCCGGCACCGCCAGCAGCGCGGCCACGCCCAGCGCCGCCTTCGACGCCCACGGTGCGAGGTCGGTGACGCGGTTCATCAGGCCGTTCAGCGACTGGTTGCCCGCCCAGTGCACCGGGCCGATGCGGCCGGTGTCGGAGATCGTCTTGGTCCAGTAGCGGATCGTGTCGCCCGGGATGAGCAGCAGCATCAGCAGCTGCAGCCCGACGAACACGCCGAACGCGTTCACCGCCTCGCGGCGCTTGCCGGTCAGGAACAGGTGCGCCACGAACACCAGCGGCGTCAGCTTCACCGCCGAGGCGATGCCGACCAGCACCCCGCCCCACCGCGAACCGCGCGTGGTGACGACGAGGACGTCGAGCACCACGATCGCCATCAGGATCAGGTTGATCTGACCGAGGAAGATCGTCCGCCACACCGGCTCCAGGCCCAGCATGACGACGGAGAACAGCAGCGTCGCGCGCGCGGGTGAGGACCACCAGCGGCGCACCGCGGGCGGCGTCGGCAACGACCCGATCGCCACGCGGATCACCAGCGCCATCGCCAGCACCGAGATCGCGGTCAGCACACCCCAGGCGATCTGGACCGGCAGGATCGCCAGCGGCACGAACAGCAGCGCGGCCGTCGGCGGGTAGGTGAACGGCAGCAGCGCCCACCACGGCTCCGGCGGCAGCGTGTTCGCGTCGTACAGCGGGTCACCGTGCAGCAGGGTGATCGCCCCCGCCCGGTACACCGCGCTGTCGACACCGAGCCGCCAGTCGACCAGCCAGCCGACGACGCCGAAGACGATGCCGAGCAGCGGGACGAGGGACAGCAGCAGGATCGAACGCGGCCGGACCGACAACCGGGCGAGCGAGGTCCGCAGGGCCAGGCGCGGGTGCGCAGGCTCTCCGAGCGGTTCGCCGCCGGCGGCGGGCACTGACTGTGTCACCCTTTCAGGAAATCACGAATCGGCCACACCGTGGCGAGAAGGGTCAGGTTCGCGCGAGCCGCTGGAGGAGATCGCACGCGGACCGGTGCGTGGCGGGCAGCCGGATCAGCTTGATCTTCGGCGCGCCGACCTGTTCCAGCTGGTCGTCGACCGACAGGCGCTCGTGCAGCTCGCGTCGCAGCAGTACCGCCTTCCCGGCGATCCGGCCGTCCCGCGGCACCACGGCGGCGGCGGTGGACGGCCCGAGCGAGGCGATGCTCTCGCCGCCGTCGAACACCGCCCGTAGCGCCTCCGCGATCAGGATCATCGCGGTCAGCCGCGGCCACCCGCTCACGCCGGACAGGTCGACCGACACGACGAGCAGGGTGTGGTCCTCGGCGACCTGGTGGCCGGGCCGCCCGTACAGCTCGCGCAGCCGGGTGCGCAGGTACGCGGCGGTCGGCAGGCCGGTCAGCGGGTCGATCACCTCGGTGCTGGCGAGCTTGTCCATCGCCACGTCGGCCCAGGCCAGTGCCGCCACGCGCAGCAACCGGGACGGCAGGGCGTCCACGTCCGGGCTCATGAGGTCGCCGGCATCCCCCGGAGAGGTGATCACGGCGTGTAACGCCGCGAGATCGAGTAGCGTTTCGGCGAGCCCGGCACCCGCCACGGCTCGGGCCCTGGCCAGGCCCGCGATCGCGATGTCCGGCGGAACGTCGCGCAGCAGGGCCGCGCACACGCTGTCGACCTCCGGCAACGCCCAGTCGCTGGGGAACCGCCACCCCGCGGCCAGGCTCGCGGACTGCCAGCGGGCGCGCAGCACCTGCAGCGACCCGCCGCGCTCCGGTTCGAGCCGCACACCCCTGGCCGGCACGTCCACTGGCAACCGTCCCTTCGTCCCGCGACCGCTGTTCCGGTGAAGTGACGAAGCAAGCGGCGCGCCGTGACGGAATTACACCGTGCGGGTCAATAGGGCGAGGCGGCGCGTGACTGACCGGGGCGGGTCAGTCACACTGATCGCGCGCAACACTGGGGATAAGGAGAGCGGTGTCCACCCAACCGGTCGACTTCGAGGGCAAGAGCGACGCGGAGCTGATCAGCGACGTGCGCACCGGCACCCTGGCCGCGTACGGCACGCTCTACGAACGGCACGTCGCCGCGGCCTACAACCTGGCGCGGCAGCTGGCCCGGTCCACCGCCGAGGCCGACGACCTCGTCTCCGACGCGTTCGCCAAGGTCCTGGACACCCTGCGGGCGGGCAAGGGCCCGGACAGCGCGTTCCGGGCGTACCTGCTCACCGCGCTGCGGCACACCGCCTACGACAAGACCCGCAAGGACAAGCGCGTCGACCTCAACGAGGACATGACGACCGTCGGCAGCGAGGCGCTGACGGTCCCGTTCTCCGACACCGCCGTCGCCGGGCTGGAACGGACGATGGCCGCCAAGGCCTTCGCGTCGCTGCCCGAACGCTGGCAGGCCGTGCTCTGGCACACCGAGATCGAGGGGCAGAGCCCGGCCGAGGTCGCCCCGCTGCTGGGCCTGACGCCCAACGGCGTGTCCGCGCTCGCCTACCGGGCGCGCGAGGGGCTGCGGCAGGCCTACCTGCAGGTCCACCTCGCCGAGACCTCCGCCGACAAGTGCCGCGCGTGCACCGACCGGCTGGGCGCGTGGACGCGTGACGGGCTGTCCAAACGGGAACGCGCCCAGGTCGAGGCGCACCTGGACGAGTGCGACCAGTGCCGCGCCCTGGCCGCCGAGCTGGCCGAGGTCAACGGCGCGCTGCGGGCGATCATCGCCCCGATCGTGCTCGGCGGGGCCGCGCTGGGCTACCTGGCGACCGCGGGCAAGGCGACCGCCGCCACGGTGGCCACCGCGGGCGCGTCGGCCGGCGCGGCGGGCGGCGCCGCCTCCCTCGCCGCCGCGGGACCGCGCCAGTTCGTCGGAGTCGGCATCTCGGGTGTCGCGGTGGCCGCCGCCGTGGCCGCCGCGCTGGCCGCGGGTGGCGGCACGCAGGAGATCCCGGCGGCGGCACAGGCCCCGGCGCCGCCCGCCGTCGTCGCACCCGCGCAGCCACCGGCCGCACCGCCGCCCCCCGCTCCCCCGGCCGCGCCACCGGCCCCGGCCGTCGAACCGGCGCCCGCCCCGGTCGCGCCCCCGGCGCCGGCACCCGCACCCGCGCCGCCACCCCCGGCCGCGGCGCCCGCCGCCATCACGGCCGAGGGGCCGACGTCGGCCCTCGAACTCGAACCGGGCGGTGACCCGGTCGCGCTGCCGATCACCGTGCGCAACAACGGCGGCACGGTGTCCGACCCGGTGTCGGCGACGCTGAACCTGCCGCCGAACATCCGGGCCGTGCCCGCGGGCGGCGGCGGTGGCGGTGCCGGCGGTTACGGCATGCAGGCGCAGGCCGGGCCGCTGCTGGTCGACTGCCCGCCGGGGACCGGCACGGTCACCTGCACCACGCCGCGCGGGCTGCAGCCCGGCGAGACCGCGGTGCTGACGTTCCTGCTGAAGGCCGACGCCGGTGCCACGTCCGGGCAGGTCACGGGGTCGGTGAACGCGGGGGCGGACATCCGGCTGTCGGTCGACGTGCCGGTGTCGGTGGCCGAGGCGCCGGACCGGCTGGCGCTCGACGCGAAGGCGGCGTGGAGCGAGCAGCCCGCGTGGGGGCACTCGGCGTGGCTGTCGGTGGACGTCACCAACACCGGGCCCAACACGAAACCGGTCACGCTCCTGATCGACGACGAGGCCCGGGTCGTGCTGGGCGGCTTCCGGGCG
Coding sequences within it:
- a CDS encoding F420-dependent hydroxymycolic acid dehydrogenase; this translates as MEFSRRTLGMFAASAGLPRFEPPAARAPVGLVLSHEQFPTARLLDFARQAEDAGFSFVWASDHLQPWQDDQGHSMFPWLTLALVGERTRRLAFGSGVTCPSYRHHPSEVAQAFASLELLAPGRTFLGVGTGEAVNEQAGTGQYGRYAERHDRLAEAIELIRRLWTGERVTFRGRFFTTDQLKLYDLPSKPPPVYVAAQGPKSARLAGRYGDGWITQAGASLDPALRNAFAEGARAAGKNPDAMPKWAELFAVAGDQREIDLAAARWRFTVKPADLPNPEAIQEAAQATSLAEVASRWAVGTDPAVHVEAVRKLLDAGVTPVLHFPQQDPGAAIEFYRTRVLPRL
- the purE gene encoding 5-(carboxyamino)imidazole ribonucleotide mutase: MARWLRHPRQGSALVTDVGVIMGSDSDWPVLEAAGAALDEFGVSYEVGVYSAHRTPQRMLDYARTAAERGLKVIIAGAGGAAHLPGMVASATVLPVIGVPVPLKYLDGMDSLLSIVQMPAGVPVATVSVGGARNAGLLAVRILAAQDPALREKMAAFQADLEQLVLDKDAKLRERVRPQP
- a CDS encoding 5-(carboxyamino)imidazole ribonucleotide synthase, whose protein sequence is MDKRTGLPIVGMVGGGQLARMTHQAAISLGQSMRVLAVDENDSAAMVAGSVQIGHHTDLDALREFAKTVDVVTFDHEHVPWEHLFALVNEGFTVRPGPDALAFAQNKLVMRDRLSATGFPCPPYAEVSEVEDLLKFGAEHSWPVVLKAATGGYDGRGVWMVDDDAEARKLVPELLAAGTELLVEQRVEMKRELSALVARSPFGQGAAWPVVETVQENGINTEVLAPAPGLTSRQVHEAQELALRLADELNVVGILAVELFETDGGLLVNELAMRPHNSGHWTMDGSATSQFEQHVRAVLDYPLGVTDLLAPTVMANVLGAPVTPEMAPDERLHHLFARFPDAHVHLYGKGERPGRKLGHVNFVGGDLENLRTRAKLAAHWLSHAEWPDGYDIHGKGARS
- a CDS encoding glycosyltransferase 87 family protein → MTTLRSRAEPALVGALVLGAFAVGVAVWLGGWQLGADSAVYRAGALTFLHGDDVYTPERLTTLPSWVSLPFTYPPAAALLFVPLTALPSGLTWGILAAASVLSLAVVVRVSGRFRGWAVAGLTVAALGLEPVWKTIFLGQINLVLLALVVVDVLVLAGTRWPGVLTGVAAAVKLTPLIFVAHLFVTGRWRDGLRALATFAGLQVLMFVLMPGDAARYWAEAAFDPDRVGGVSWIFNQSLGGLVNRLSHQASWSTAVALGIGALLAVPAVWLVVRLHRRGETLAALLVTAFLGLLVSPVSWSHHWVWAVPLAVLLASKGRWVWAGLVTAFFASCVVMLVPNGGDTEFGWGPELFVPGNAYVLAAALGILGLAARELRLPVI
- a CDS encoding glycosyltransferase 87 family protein, translated to MTQSVPAAGGEPLGEPAHPRLALRTSLARLSVRPRSILLLSLVPLLGIVFGVVGWLVDWRLGVDSAVYRAGAITLLHGDPLYDANTLPPEPWWALLPFTYPPTAALLFVPLAILPVQIAWGVLTAISVLAMALVIRVAIGSLPTPPAVRRWWSSPARATLLFSVVMLGLEPVWRTIFLGQINLILMAIVVLDVLVVTTRGSRWGGVLVGIASAVKLTPLVFVAHLFLTGKRREAVNAFGVFVGLQLLMLLLIPGDTIRYWTKTISDTGRIGPVHWAGNQSLNGLMNRVTDLAPWASKAALGVAALLAVPAVWLVLRFHRRGQALAALLVTAFFGLLASPISWSHHWVWAVPLIVLLVSRLPQTTFAAAWKRWVGTAAVAAVFISCVLLALPNGRNIELHWKFWQSVLGNAYILTPLVLTVVLVTRWAVQRRRERARDDASLAR
- a CDS encoding GGDEF domain-containing protein; the encoded protein is MDVPARGVRLEPERGGSLQVLRARWQSASLAAGWRFPSDWALPEVDSVCAALLRDVPPDIAIAGLARARAVAGAGLAETLLDLAALHAVITSPGDAGDLMSPDVDALPSRLLRVAALAWADVAMDKLASTEVIDPLTGLPTAAYLRTRLRELYGRPGHQVAEDHTLLVVSVDLSGVSGWPRLTAMILIAEALRAVFDGGESIASLGPSTAAAVVPRDGRIAGKAVLLRRELHERLSVDDQLEQVGAPKIKLIRLPATHRSACDLLQRLART
- a CDS encoding sigma-70 family RNA polymerase sigma factor; the protein is MSTQPVDFEGKSDAELISDVRTGTLAAYGTLYERHVAAAYNLARQLARSTAEADDLVSDAFAKVLDTLRAGKGPDSAFRAYLLTALRHTAYDKTRKDKRVDLNEDMTTVGSEALTVPFSDTAVAGLERTMAAKAFASLPERWQAVLWHTEIEGQSPAEVAPLLGLTPNGVSALAYRAREGLRQAYLQVHLAETSADKCRACTDRLGAWTRDGLSKRERAQVEAHLDECDQCRALAAELAEVNGALRAIIAPIVLGGAALGYLATAGKATAATVATAGASAGAAGGAASLAAAGPRQFVGVGISGVAVAAAVAAALAAGGGTQEIPAAAQAPAPPAVVAPAQPPAAPPPPAPPAAPPAPAVEPAPAPVAPPAPAPAPAPPPPAAAPAAITAEGPTSALELEPGGDPVALPITVRNNGGTVSDPVSATLNLPPNIRAVPAGGGGGGAGGYGMQAQAGPLLVDCPPGTGTVTCTTPRGLQPGETAVLTFLLKADAGATSGQVTGSVNAGADIRLSVDVPVSVAEAPDRLALDAKAAWSEQPAWGHSAWLSVDVTNTGPNTKPVTLLIDDEARVVLGGFRAACTSGPAATTCTSVNALKPGEHLRLWFELDRPWQQARTVTVSATLGTAHVARTVTFDCGFPFCDVPPPPALAPSLPTTTTTTSGSRTTSPEPTTSSSSAPTTTTTTTTTSSTTTTTTTSPAKDHGRPWWWLPWIPH